The DNA region AACTCCGCGTCGTGTTGCCCGCCCGGTGCCAAGGATTGCCTTGCTGACGATTTTCTCTGCGTTTCCGCTCGGCCGCCGTCTTCCTGGCATGACAGGAGCGACACAGGGACCTGGCATTGCTTTCATCCAGCCGGGCGCCGCCGTCCTTGATCTCCACCACATGATCGACAATATCCACGGGCGCCAGGTGCCCGGCAGCGAGACAGTCTTCACAGAGCGGATGCTTCGACTTGTACCAGGTCCTAAACCGCTTCCATGCAGTGCTGTTATAGAATGGGTCGGTGACCTTCTCCGCTGCCGGGGGTCGGTGCTCCCGGCAGTGCGATGAACCGGGTTCGGCCAGGTTGGGGCAGGGGAAGGCTGCACAGTATTTGCGTGGTTTATTTGCCATCGATCACCATGTCATAAGCATCTTCGAGACTATCGAGGCGACGTTCAATTTCGTCCAACCTCTTTTTGATTTGATCCTTGAACAGCTTCTCAACGGTTTTCTTCACAATGTCCTTGATCTCTTCCTCACGCCATTCTTTTCGTGATCCCATGATAACTCCTTTCTTTACCCTTAGGCAGCTATGCCCTCGGTTGCGTTAGGTGCTGAAACCTTGCAGTATCGGGATTGCTTTAACCGTTCGGCTATATTCCGGCGTTGCTCATCCGTCATTTGACGCGGCCTACTGGCATCATACAGTTGTTGATAGGTGACAGGTCGGTCCAACCAGCAGGCCGTCCGCCGTCGTTGTATGGATCGTTGCTTACGAATCCATCGGTGCTGACCATAAACCCGAGATTTGCAGACAGGTTCATCTGAATACCAAATGCGCTCATGTAGATCCGGGTCCAGGGGGCATAGCGGTGCATCGCATGTTTCGAATGAACGGCATCTATCCATGATGTCCACCTCCTCAATTTGCGATTTCATGACGCAGGCACTCCTGAGCGAAACCGATCACCTGGTCACGGTCGATCCCGTCCCATCGCTCCCGAGTCTCCGCGGCTGCGATATACCGCGCCAGCAGTTCGGCCCTCGGCAGGCGGGTCGGTCGATCGGGCTTGCCATGGCTGCCCAGGCCCTTCAGGAAATTAATTTCGATTCCAGTGGTCCAAGACGGTTGTTCGGTTTTCATGATGCGATCCTTTCAATTTGTTGGTTTCTCAGAATTTTGTGGAGTCCATCCTCGATGTTCCTGGTCGTGGCCTCGATGCGCTCCAGGCGGTTCCGGGCATCAAGGTGAAGGTCTATTTCCGGGATCGACTCGCCATGAAGGACATGCCAGCCATGAGCAGATAGGTAGGTAATCAGCTTGCCGGCCATGGTGGCCGGGTCGGTGTCGGCCGTCTTGATGATGCCGGCGGTCATTGCCTCTAAAAGATCCAGATTCGTCATTTTGGATGCTCCTTTCCGGGTCGTTTTGGGGTCCGGTCGGTTTCGGCCCTCTTTTTTCATGGTTTTCATGAGGTCGATGCGGGTGCCCCCCATGGTATACATGTTAATACGCTCAAAACTGCACCCTTCCGGGTTTTCGAAAAGCCCGCCATTGCTGGCTTTTTGATTTTAAAGGGTTCACTTTCGGTACCCAAAAGGGTTCACTTTTGAGCGTGTATAAGGGTTCACTTTTGAGCGCGAAAATTATCGGTGCCAGCATTTCGGGTGCCTTGGTATCCCCTTCGGATGTCTCGTTGACGTTGACGGAATATTTTGTGCTCGGTCCATCCGAGATAGTCTTCCACCAGTGCATAGATGGTCATGTCATGCTCGCCAGTGCCGCCAGCGTGTTTAATCTCGATGAATCCTTTGGCCAGCAGTTCATCAATGGCGCGGGGGATACTTGTCCGCGCCAAACCGAAGACCCCCTCCAATTTCGTGTACGGCATTTTGATACGATCCAGATCGACGTAACGGTCTGCCCGGAAACCTTGTTTCAGTGATTTTTTGAAGGCGGGGTTGATCTGCCTGGCGTCCAAGAGGGCCAAAAGCACCATGCGGCCATTTTTGGAGAGGGCTTGATAAGCGGCCGAATAAAATACTTTCCGTTCGATGTAGATGCCGCCCTCGGGGGTGTCGTTCTTCATGTGCTGTCCCGCCCCGGCAAACCGTCAAACCATCGCCAAACCCGTTCCAGGTCGAACAGGTATTTCTTGCCCAATTTTTTATGAGGCAATGGATAGTCACGCCGCTTTATCAACTTGTAGATCTCGTGCTCGGACCAAGGAAATTCAGGTCTTGCCGCAAGACCTTTTATGTCCACGACCACCCGCGCCATTTAGAATATTTCCTCGCGGTCGCACTGGAGCATTTCGGCCCATAGTACTTGCTTGTCTTCCGGCAGGGTCCGCCGGCCTCTGACCACCCTGGAGACGGCTGCGTCATCGGTGCCGATCTTCTGCGCAAAGTCGGCTTGCGTTCCGAAATGCTCGATGATCTTAAGTTTCAATTTGATGTTCATGATGCGCCCCTTTTTTGTCATTTGTCACTGCTTACTGACTTCTAATGCTTAAAAAAATTTACCGGCCGCTGCTAAAAGTTATATTGTGCTTGGCCATGGCCTTGTTGCGGATGTCGCCAAGCCTCAAGATCGTGAAACCAGATACATTGTTATCCAAGATCCAATCATTGAGTTTTGAATGAAACCCTTCAACATTACCAGTCCCGACCTCAAAATCTTCACTTTCGTCCCATTCTCCACTCTTTATACGGCCCGCCGCATAAAATTCGATGAAGGACCATTCCGCCCCATTTTCAATATTCTCAACACTTTTGATCTCATAACAATGCAGATAATCATAGAAGTGCCCAAACTGCGGATTAAGAAGGGTGTCCTTATGTTTTTCACTTAGCCGACCTATTATCCCAAGAATAACTAAAAGTGGCAAACCCATGTCGGCACTCATAAAATCGATCATCGCAAACTGTATTAGGTTTTTGTGCGAATAAAGTCGGATATGGCCCTTACCTCGGGCAGGGGCCACTTCCGGTTCGACCAGCTTTATGTCTGTCCAATGCTTAACGGTCCGAACCGGCCGCCCTATGTGCTCGGCGATCTCTTGCTTCGTGAATTGTCCTGGTGTTTTTGGCTTCATAAGTTGTCACCTATCACTGACAACAAAGTGTGTCAACAAATTTTTTAGACCCTCTGCGGTACCTAAGGACCTGGCCATCTGGATCAAAAAATCTGGCAGATTTCTGCCATACGACCAGAAAAAAACGGCTAAAAACGGCTAATATTGACAATTTTGTAAAAAAAGAGGGGTTAACCGTATTGGCTAACCCCTTGATTTTTATGGTGCCGGAGGTCGGAATCGAACCGACAAGGGCTTGCGCCCGGCGGATTTTGAGTCCGCTGCGTTTACCTATTTCACCACTCCGGCATGAAAGCGGCTATATATTGAAAAGTGGCCGGGTTGTCAATGCTCTTGACGGCGCTTTGGCGTCAAGCCTCCAATTCCGTTTGAAAAAGTCGCTTGAACAGATCGGATCTGAAAGGGTTGAGACAAGGCGCCGGTCAACCGCCAACGATCTGCGTGAAGGCCGCCAGGACATGCTCACCGGCCACCGCCCCTTCCCTTAGAATGACCGGCACCGTGGCGGTCACATCCACGACGGTCGAGCCGGGGCCGCCGGCCAGTGGTCCGGCATTCAGCACCAGGTCCGCAGCCTCCAATACGGACGGGTCGATCTCTTCCACGGCAGCACATCCCGGCGCGCCGGAGCGATTGGCGCTGGTGCCGGTCAGCGGGCAACCTGCGGCGCCCACCAGGGCCGCGGCCACGGGGTGGCGTACCCGGCGCACGCCGATGGTGCCGCTGCCGCTGGTGAGGATCGGGGACAAGCCGGGGTGGGCCGGCACCACGAAGGTGACGCCGCCCGGCCAGAAGCGGGATATCAGCTGGAGGACCGGGGAAGCGATTTCGCCGGCCACTTGATCGAGCATCTCCATGCGGTCGATGAGCACCAGAATGGGTTTGCCGGGATCACGGCCCTTGATGCGGAAGATGCGCGCCAGGGCTTCCGGCTTGCCGGCATCGGCGGCCAGGCCGTACAAGCCGGTGGTGGGGATGATCACGACGCCGCCCTGTCGGATGAGCCCGGCGGCCCGCTCGATGGTGTCGCGGGCCGGCTGCCGGGCATCCACGGCAATGATGTTACCGGTAGGCTTCAAGGCGTTTGGCCTTGCGCTCGACCTCGTCGGCCATCTCCTGCTTAAACCGGCCCAGCAGGGCGGCCAGTTGGGGATCGGCCAGGGCCAGAATCTGGACGGCCAGGATGCCGGCGTTGCGGGCGCCAGGCTTGCCCACGGCCACGGTGGCCACCGGGATGCCGGGGGGCATCTGCACGGTGGAGAGCAGGGCGTCGAGGCCTTGCAGGCTCGATGAGTCGATGGGCACGCCGATGACCGGGAGCGAGGTCTGGGCCGCCATAGCCCCGGCCAGATGGGCCGCATGGCCCGCGCCGGCGATGATCACCTTGATGCCGCGCTCGGCCGCCGTGGCGGCGAAGCGGGCGGCCCGCTCGGGCGTGCGGTGGGCCGAGGCCACGGTCATTTCAAAGGGCACGCCGAACTTTTTCAACATGGCCACGGCCCCTTCCATGACGGAGAGGTCCGAGTCGCTGCCCATGACGATGCCCACCTGTGGCTTGACCTGGAACCGCTTCAGGGCCTTGAGGCCGATATCCTTGCGATAGTGGACATCTTTCCAACTGATCTTGGCCACGGCCTGGTAAGCTTTCTGGATGGCCTTTTCGACATTGTCGCCCAGGGCGGTGACGCCCAGGACCCGTCCGCCGTTGGCCACGATAGCGCCGTCCCTGGCGGCGGTGCCGGCATGGAACACGGTGACGTCTTTCATGCGCTTGACCTGGTCCAGGCCGCTGATGGAGTGGCCTTTTTTATAGCTGCCCGGATAGCCGCCGGCGGCCATGACCACGCACACCGTGGCGCGCGGGTCGATGTCGAGGCGGCACTGATCCAGGCGGCCGTCGATGATGGCCTCCATGATGGGCACCAGGTCGCTCTTGAGGCGCATGAGCAACGGCTGGGCCTCGGGATCGCCGAAGCGGCCGTTGAATTCGAGCACCTTGATGCGGTCGCGGTCGATCATCAAGCCGGCGTAGAGCACGCCCTTGTAAGGCCGGCCCTCGGCCGCCATGCCGCGCACCGTGGGCAGCATGATCTCTTTGATCACCTTGTCGTGCAGGAACTGATCGACCACGGGGGCCGGCGAATAGGCGCCCATGCCGCCGGTGTTGGGCCCCTTGTCGTCGTCGAAGACCGGCTTGTGATCCTGGGAGGTGGGCAGGGGCAGGACGGTCTTGCCGTCGGTGAAGGCCAGGAAGGAGGCCTCTTCGCCCACCAGGCACTCTTCCACCACCACCTGGCGGCCGGCGTCGCCAAAGGCCTTGTCCACCATGATCTGCTTGAGTCCGGAGATGGCCTTGGCCACGGTGTCGCAGACGATGACGCCCTTGCCGGCGGCCAGGCCGTCGGCCTTCACGACGATGGGCGCACCCACCTTTTTGACATAGGCCTCGGCCTGTTTATAGCTGCTGAAGGTAGCACCCTGGGCCGTGGGTACGCCGTACTTGTTCATGATGTACTTGGCAAAGGATTTGCTCGCCTCGATGGCCGCCGCCTTCTGGCTGGCGCCGAAGATGCGCAGGCCCGCCTCTTCGAACCGATCCACGATGCCCATGGACAATGGGCCTTCAGGGCCCACGACGGTCAGATCGATCGTGTTCTGACGCGCGAAAGCCAGCAACTGGTCCACGTCCTCTGCGCCGATGGGCACACACTCGGCCAGTTCGGCGATGCCCGCGTTGCCCGGCGCGCAGTAGATCTTTTTGACCAACGGGCTCTGACTGATTTTCCAAACCATGGCGTGTTCGCGACCGCCGCCGCCGACCACCAGTACGTTCATCGTTACCTCCCCTTATGCTGTTCGGATATGGATTAATGCTCTTTGTCGTTCAATTCAGATGTTCGAGATGCCATCCGGGCGGCCGTACAGCCCACCCCCTACACTGCCTGTTTGGATGACCTGCTTGAATTGTCAACCAACTGCGCAGAAACGGGATTTACACCCGCCCCTTCATGATCCGGATTCCGCCAGGGCCATCAGCCGGGCCTGTTTCAATTCGGTGAGTTCGGCCCCGGAGATGGCGGCACCCCGCAAGCCGCCGCTCAGGCTCACTTCGGACAGGTAGGTGGCGCCGTCGCTGGTGATCACCAGGTCGATATGGGCAAAGGGCATTTCGGCCCGATCCATGATCTGCCGGCAAAGCGCTTTCTGCGAGAGGTCGAGCGTATAGGGCCGGCTCTCGCCCCCGGCGGCCAGGTTCTTGCGGAAGCCGATGGGATTGCAGCGCGCATAGGCTTCCCAGTAATCCCCCACCGCGATGATGCGGAGGTCGGTTTCGACCTGCAGAAACGGCTGCAACACGAACGGATAGTGGTGACCGTCGAGACTCAGGCAGTTGTAAAGGGTTTCCAGCTGGTCCCACTTGCGCACCCCGTGCCCGCAGTGCTGGCGTTCAGCCTTGGTGACGGCCGCACCAATCCCTTTGCGTTCATAATCGGTGACGGCATCGAGCAGGGTCTTGCGACGATCGATCACGCGGGTCTCGGGTGCCATCCACGGTTTCAGAATCAGGGCCTGGGCCGTTTTCGAGGCGCTGACCATCTGGGCGCCGGCCGACGGCAGCAAACGCACCCCGCGGGCCATGAGATCGATGAGCATCGCCGGTTTCAGATAGGTCGGCGGCACCTGGCCGATAAACAGGTCGCCGGGGCCGAGGTCATGGAACGCCTGGGTCAACTGGCTGAATCGGTGAATGATCATCTTCGGTTATCGATTGCGATGGGCTTGAATGCCCAGTTCGATCAACCGGTCGAGCAACTGGCCGAAGGAAATGCCCGCCGTCTGGGCCGCCTGGGGGAACAGGCTGGTGCGGGTCATACCAGGGATCGTATTGGTTTCCAAGACAAAAAAGTCATCGCCGCGCAGCATCATGTCGGTGCGGCTGTATCCTTTGCAGAACAGGGCCAGATGGGCCCGGCAGGCGTAATCCTGGGCCTTGGCCGTCAGCTCGGCGCTGATGCGGGCCGGACAGATCTCCTGGCTCGCGCCGGCAGTGTACTTGGCCTCGTAATTGAAAAAGGGGTGGCTCGGGTCGGGAATGATTTCGATCAGGGGCAGGGCCTCGGGTTCATCGTTGCCCAGAACGCTCGCGGTGATCTCGATGCCGTCGATATAGGCCTCGATCAGGGCGGTGGCATCCTCGTCGAGCGCCTTGGCGATGGCCGGCGCCAGCTCCCCGGCATGGCGAACGATGCTCATGCCGATGCTCGATCCGCCTACCACCGGTTTGACCACCAGGGGCAGCCCGAGTCGCGTCACCAGGCGGTCGCTCTCCACGGGATCGCTGCGCCGCACCACCGCGTAGGGGGCCACGGGTATGCCGTTGCGTTCGTAGATCTCCTTGGCCGCCAGCTTGTTCATGCTCAAGGCGCTGCCCAGAACGCCGGAACCCTGGTAGGGGATGTCGAGCAGTTCCAGCATGCCCTGGACCGTGCCGTCCTCACCATAGGGACCGTGCAGGATGATCAGGGCGGCGTCGATCCGACCCGCATCGGCGACGAGTCGGGCCAGATCGGTTTTGGGATCGTAGCGCTCGACATCGTACTTGGCCTTATCCAGTGCCTGAAAGACCTGTTCGCCGCTCTTCAGCGACACCTCCCGCTCCGACGAAATGCCGCCGCTGAGCAATGCGATGGTTTTTTTCATGTGGCTGTCTCCTCTTGGGCGAATTACACGTCAATCGGTTCGTTGGGTCCAAACACCCGCCGTTTGGCCAGGGCAAACTCCTCGGGCGTGATCAGGTTCTTTTCCAGCAGCTGGGCCAACGCCTCGATCTCGCGAATGCGCTGCCGTTCAGGGTCCTCCAGCTCCAGATGCGCGTCCTGGCCGCCGGCCTCGATGGCGGCCGGCCCCACGGGGGCGCCGAGCTTCAGGGAGGCCATGCCGCCTAAAAAACTCACTTCCAGGGAACGGCCTCGAAACAGGGGGGATTGCATGGCCTCTTTCAGGGAGCGGCCCTCGGAACGCAATTTACGGTAAAACAGGTAGGCCGACAAGGCCACCAACCCCATACCGGCCAGCACGATCCAAAGCAGGTACTGCACCAGGCCGCCGAAAAAGAGCACGAGCAACCCCAGCGCGGCCAGCAGCACCACGTGGAGCACCAGGATGGTATAGGCCATGGCGATGCTTTTAAACAAGCCTTCGCGTTTGTTGTCAATTTTGTTAGACATTTTTTTATCAACCGGCCGCCAGCGGACCCAGCGCGGCGTCAGCTTCGTTCTCGCTCATTTTTGGACGCCAGGCGTTCGGTAAGGTCCGGCATGTACTTTTGGTCCATCTCGAAGCGGATATTGCCCTGGCGCGCCATGTTGAGTTTCATGATCAGGAAATTGAGCTTTTTCAAGGTGGTGTAGCGTGCGGCGGTATCCGGCATTTGCGCCAGCAGTGCTTCGGTGAGGTGGATTTCCTTTTTGATTTCGATTTCCGGTGGCAGGCAATCCGCGTTTTTCAAAATCTTATAGGAGAGGCGCAAATCCTCGGGGATATGGCTGTCCCGAGCGAGATCGAGCGGCCGGCCGGCCCCCTGCAGGTTATCGAACATCCCCTTTTCCTGAGCCTTTCGAATCCGCTCTTCCACTATTTTTTCAAATCCGGTAATCATGATTTCCTCGGCGGAAAAAAATGGCCTTAGGAAAGGCCCGATCCGTTAGATCTGCGAATATAATACATTGGATTTCAGCTTTTCAAGGTCTATGTCCGAAATTTGCCGTGATCGAACCGGTGTCCGGCCGGACACCGGTTCGGCCGCTGGATTTGACAGACCGATGATGGATCAATATTTTTCATTTTAATAATAACGAGAGCAGACGGATCAATCGGATCGATGACAAAAAAATCCCCGCCAGACCATCAAGCCCGTGAATTCGACCGTCGCACCTCATTCATTATCGTGGAATACGAGGTCAACGAGGGCCGCTTCCGCGATATTCTGAAAAACATCGGACCCAAGGGACTCTTCATCGGCACCCGGCGCGTCATCGAAAAAGACCAGGACATCACCTTGAGATTTCCCCTCTTTTCATTCGATCAACCCATCGAGGTCAAGGGGCGCGTCACACGCACGACGCCGCACGGATTTGCGGTGGCCTTGGACGAAACCTTGGATGGCCTGCTCCAGAAGGACGGCCGACTCTCCGATATCGTTCATGAAATCGACAGATAGTGTCCGTCCACAAATAGGCAAATTGGGTCGAGATCAAGGCGCACGAGAAATTTAACCGCAGGCATATAGTTGATATTCCGAGGATTAAATTTTTCGCGCAACGCCGATATCGGGCCAAATGGCCATTTGTGGATGGGCAATAGACAAGCATCCGACGCCAATCCACGCCGCGTCTATCCATCCAAAAACGATCGAATGACACCCAGGGCCTCGGCCGGTCTTTCCATGGGAATCAAATGGCCGGCGTCCTGAACCTCGTGGTACCTTCCCAGGGGCATTGATGCCGCCACCCGCTTCAAGTCAATAAAGGGCTTGTTTTCGCTTTGCCCGCCCTCCATGACCAGCGCCGGGGGTTTGACCCGGGCCAGTTCTGGCCATGGGTCATGCTGAATGCTGCCCATGAAAAGCGCCGCTTCCCGTTCGGGCGAGCAGGCGAGACGGAGCCCGTTGCCATTGTCGCCGATGATGCCATGGGCCAGGTAGAGGGCGAGTACCTCCCGGTCCCATGACTGGAAGAAGGACTTACTCTGAAAATAGGCCCACGCCTCATCCCGATCCGACCACCCGTTGCGTCGGCGGATGGCTTTGGCGGCCATGGGATGCTGTTCCCTGGAAATTTTCGCCCCGTAGAACTCGCCGGGTAAAAAGATGGGTTCGATGAGCACCAGTTTGGCCGTATCCAGGCCATGTACCGTATGGGACAGGGTGAGCACGGCGGCGCCCATGGAGTGGCCGACCATCATGGGACGGTTCAGCTGCAGGCGATCGCAGAGCAATGTCACGTCGCCGGCCAGGTCCCGCCACCCCAGCCAGCCGTTTTCCGGATCGATGGTGCGGTGATCGAACAGGCTCGGTACGATCACCCGATAAGGGCCGGCCAGGTCCCGCGCAATGGGATGCCACAGCCAGGGCAAAAAACCGGTGGCATGCAGTATCAATACGGTCGGTCCGTCGCCTGGATATTCGAGATAGGCCATCGTCATGTCGCCGATGGTTTGATAACAGATGTTCGGTTGCACGATCTTTTAACCTCATCACAATAGTGACGCCACCGTAAAAAGCCCAATATCTGCGTTGTGCTCATCCCGTCGTCCTTGCGGCGTACGACAAGTACGCCTCAGGACACGGAATTTCGCACGCCTTGATCTTGAACTTTTTACGGCGCCGTCCGACATCGGTATTTTACACAGCCATCCTGGCTCATCGGCCGGGATGGCCATACTCGGCCGCCTCCCGAGATTCGAGGATCTGCCAGAGCGCCTTGGCTTCCTCGAATCCCGGGTCCTGCGCATTGATCTGGCGCAGGTGTTGCCGGGCATCGTCCCACCGGCTCTGATCCAGGTAGAGCCGGATCAGCGCCAGCCGGGCATCCTCATGCGTTCGGTCCAGATTCAGGGCGTTCAAGAAGGATGCTTCGGCTTCGTCGGACCGGCCGGCCAGCTGATGCATGAGCCCCAGTCCAAAATGGTTGTCCGCATGATGGGGGCGCAGTTGGACGGCCCGCTCGAGAGCGCGCGACGCATCCGCCACGTTGCCCAGATCCGCATAGGCCATGCCCATGTTGAAATAGAGGCGGTCATCGTCCGTGTAGCCGCAATCGACGGCTGCCTCGTAAAATTGGACCTCTTGGGCGCGATCGCCGATCTGCCCCCAGATGTATCCCAAATGATACAGGGCCAGGCAGTTATCGGGGTCTTCGGCCAGGAGCCGCTCGTGTGCCAGCCGGGCCGTTTCCCAATCGCCGGTTTGGACGGCGGCATCGATGCCGGGATGGCATTCCCGGTCGGTCTGCAGGGTCGGCGTTGGCGTGGCGCATGCGATCAACAGCAGGCCGTACACCAGCCCGATCAGAACCCGGGCAGACTTGTTCAATAGAAAACGCGATGCGGTATCAACAGCCGACATGATTGGTCCATCCTCATTTGTTTAAAAATCTATCCATAAGGGTCCTACAGGCCATGGAGATTCCACAAGCTTATATTAGCCCTTGCAGCGAACCGCAAGCTATGGTTTTTTGATATATCAAATTGATCAT from Desulfatitalea tepidiphila includes:
- a CDS encoding HNH endonuclease signature motif containing protein, translated to MANKPRKYCAAFPCPNLAEPGSSHCREHRPPAAEKVTDPFYNSTAWKRFRTWYKSKHPLCEDCLAAGHLAPVDIVDHVVEIKDGGARLDESNARSLCRSCHARKTAAERKRRENRQQGNPWHRAGNTTRS
- a CDS encoding helix-turn-helix domain-containing protein; protein product: MNIKLKLKIIEHFGTQADFAQKIGTDDAAVSRVVRGRRTLPEDKQVLWAEMLQCDREEIF
- a CDS encoding MerR family transcriptional regulator; its protein translation is MKPKTPGQFTKQEIAEHIGRPVRTVKHWTDIKLVEPEVAPARGKGHIRLYSHKNLIQFAMIDFMSADMGLPLLVILGIIGRLSEKHKDTLLNPQFGHFYDYLHCYEIKSVENIENGAEWSFIEFYAAGRIKSGEWDESEDFEVGTGNVEGFHSKLNDWILDNNVSGFTILRLGDIRNKAMAKHNITFSSGR
- a CDS encoding L-threonylcarbamoyladenylate synthase, whose translation is MKPTGNIIAVDARQPARDTIERAAGLIRQGGVVIIPTTGLYGLAADAGKPEALARIFRIKGRDPGKPILVLIDRMEMLDQVAGEIASPVLQLISRFWPGGVTFVVPAHPGLSPILTSGSGTIGVRRVRHPVAAALVGAAGCPLTGTSANRSGAPGCAAVEEIDPSVLEAADLVLNAGPLAGGPGSTVVDVTATVPVILREGAVAGEHVLAAFTQIVGG
- the purD gene encoding phosphoribosylamine--glycine ligase; the protein is MNVLVVGGGGREHAMVWKISQSPLVKKIYCAPGNAGIAELAECVPIGAEDVDQLLAFARQNTIDLTVVGPEGPLSMGIVDRFEEAGLRIFGASQKAAAIEASKSFAKYIMNKYGVPTAQGATFSSYKQAEAYVKKVGAPIVVKADGLAAGKGVIVCDTVAKAISGLKQIMVDKAFGDAGRQVVVEECLVGEEASFLAFTDGKTVLPLPTSQDHKPVFDDDKGPNTGGMGAYSPAPVVDQFLHDKVIKEIMLPTVRGMAAEGRPYKGVLYAGLMIDRDRIKVLEFNGRFGDPEAQPLLMRLKSDLVPIMEAIIDGRLDQCRLDIDPRATVCVVMAAGGYPGSYKKGHSISGLDQVKRMKDVTVFHAGTAARDGAIVANGGRVLGVTALGDNVEKAIQKAYQAVAKISWKDVHYRKDIGLKALKRFQVKPQVGIVMGSDSDLSVMEGAVAMLKKFGVPFEMTVASAHRTPERAARFAATAAERGIKVIIAGAGHAAHLAGAMAAQTSLPVIGVPIDSSSLQGLDALLSTVQMPPGIPVATVAVGKPGARNAGILAVQILALADPQLAALLGRFKQEMADEVERKAKRLEAYR
- a CDS encoding ATP-grasp domain-containing protein codes for the protein MIIHRFSQLTQAFHDLGPGDLFIGQVPPTYLKPAMLIDLMARGVRLLPSAGAQMVSASKTAQALILKPWMAPETRVIDRRKTLLDAVTDYERKGIGAAVTKAERQHCGHGVRKWDQLETLYNCLSLDGHHYPFVLQPFLQVETDLRIIAVGDYWEAYARCNPIGFRKNLAAGGESRPYTLDLSQKALCRQIMDRAEMPFAHIDLVITSDGATYLSEVSLSGGLRGAAISGAELTELKQARLMALAESGS
- a CDS encoding D-alanine--D-alanine ligase family protein codes for the protein MKKTIALLSGGISSEREVSLKSGEQVFQALDKAKYDVERYDPKTDLARLVADAGRIDAALIILHGPYGEDGTVQGMLELLDIPYQGSGVLGSALSMNKLAAKEIYERNGIPVAPYAVVRRSDPVESDRLVTRLGLPLVVKPVVGGSSIGMSIVRHAGELAPAIAKALDEDATALIEAYIDGIEITASVLGNDEPEALPLIEIIPDPSHPFFNYEAKYTAGASQEICPARISAELTAKAQDYACRAHLALFCKGYSRTDMMLRGDDFFVLETNTIPGMTRTSLFPQAAQTAGISFGQLLDRLIELGIQAHRNR
- a CDS encoding DnaJ family domain-containing protein → MITGFEKIVEERIRKAQEKGMFDNLQGAGRPLDLARDSHIPEDLRLSYKILKNADCLPPEIEIKKEIHLTEALLAQMPDTAARYTTLKKLNFLIMKLNMARQGNIRFEMDQKYMPDLTERLASKNERERS
- a CDS encoding PilZ domain-containing protein, which produces MTKKSPPDHQAREFDRRTSFIIVEYEVNEGRFRDILKNIGPKGLFIGTRRVIEKDQDITLRFPLFSFDQPIEVKGRVTRTTPHGFAVALDETLDGLLQKDGRLSDIVHEIDR
- a CDS encoding alpha/beta fold hydrolase; translated protein: MQPNICYQTIGDMTMAYLEYPGDGPTVLILHATGFLPWLWHPIARDLAGPYRVIVPSLFDHRTIDPENGWLGWRDLAGDVTLLCDRLQLNRPMMVGHSMGAAVLTLSHTVHGLDTAKLVLIEPIFLPGEFYGAKISREQHPMAAKAIRRRNGWSDRDEAWAYFQSKSFFQSWDREVLALYLAHGIIGDNGNGLRLACSPEREAALFMGSIQHDPWPELARVKPPALVMEGGQSENKPFIDLKRVAASMPLGRYHEVQDAGHLIPMERPAEALGVIRSFLDG
- a CDS encoding tetratricopeptide repeat protein, whose product is MSAVDTASRFLLNKSARVLIGLVYGLLLIACATPTPTLQTDRECHPGIDAAVQTGDWETARLAHERLLAEDPDNCLALYHLGYIWGQIGDRAQEVQFYEAAVDCGYTDDDRLYFNMGMAYADLGNVADASRALERAVQLRPHHADNHFGLGLMHQLAGRSDEAEASFLNALNLDRTHEDARLALIRLYLDQSRWDDARQHLRQINAQDPGFEEAKALWQILESREAAEYGHPGR